In Bradyrhizobium sp. CCBAU 051011, the following are encoded in one genomic region:
- a CDS encoding methyl-accepting chemotaxis protein produces MSVVQRAVLDTQSNQTLAERLIDQLADRIGGLGVELADIAGNVQEVASRVANQSERFHHLQETAETMVSANRDIANASQAVQSTTSAAVVEIVQSRSAVDAAVQHIAELVEAVGRIEARLSAVGSALSQVAKVSGSIEAIAKQTNLLALNATIEAARAGTAGRGFAVVASEVKNLAEGTRQATQQISDTMRDLDGQIGSLIGESSDASLRAKSAGEGAQEISGIIARVHQGIASVGQEIDGVARAATSNLGHCDTVITELSELAKGVDLSSRDLKHADDRVAKLLETSEGLIALIADSGVETSDAPLIRVVVDTAKRISTEFEAAIDRGEITLDQFMDEKYREISGTDPKQYLTNYVDFTDRVLPEIQDPIQKSDPRIVFCVAWAKGGYLPTHNPNYRLPQGPDPVWNNANCRNRRLFNDRAVKKVAANTKPFLLQTYRRDMGGGNFVLMKDLSSPIFIRGRHWGAFRMGFRQN; encoded by the coding sequence ATGTCCGTTGTGCAGCGTGCAGTCCTGGACACGCAATCCAACCAGACACTGGCCGAACGGCTCATTGACCAGCTTGCCGACCGCATCGGCGGGCTCGGCGTGGAACTTGCCGATATCGCCGGCAACGTCCAGGAGGTCGCGAGCCGCGTCGCGAACCAGTCGGAGCGGTTCCACCACCTGCAGGAGACGGCCGAGACGATGGTCTCGGCCAACCGCGACATCGCCAACGCATCGCAGGCAGTGCAATCGACCACGTCCGCAGCCGTCGTAGAGATCGTTCAGTCGCGCAGTGCGGTGGATGCGGCCGTCCAGCACATCGCCGAACTCGTCGAAGCGGTCGGCCGCATCGAGGCCCGGCTTAGCGCCGTCGGCTCGGCGCTGTCGCAGGTTGCAAAAGTTTCCGGCTCGATCGAGGCGATTGCGAAGCAGACGAACCTCTTGGCGCTCAATGCCACGATCGAGGCAGCGCGCGCCGGAACCGCCGGCCGCGGCTTTGCCGTGGTCGCGAGCGAAGTGAAGAACCTGGCCGAGGGGACTCGCCAGGCCACGCAGCAGATTTCCGACACTATGCGCGATCTCGACGGCCAGATCGGCAGCCTGATCGGCGAGAGCAGCGACGCCTCGCTCCGCGCCAAGAGCGCCGGTGAAGGCGCACAAGAGATCAGCGGTATCATCGCGCGCGTGCACCAGGGTATCGCGTCCGTAGGCCAGGAGATCGACGGCGTCGCCAGGGCCGCGACGTCCAATCTCGGCCATTGCGACACTGTGATCACCGAGCTCAGCGAACTCGCCAAGGGCGTCGACCTGTCCTCGCGCGATCTCAAGCACGCGGACGACCGGGTGGCAAAGCTGCTCGAGACCTCCGAAGGGTTGATCGCGCTGATCGCCGACAGCGGCGTCGAGACCTCGGATGCACCGCTGATCCGCGTCGTCGTCGACACCGCCAAGCGCATCTCGACCGAGTTCGAGGCCGCGATCGACCGCGGCGAGATCACGCTCGACCAGTTCATGGACGAGAAGTACCGCGAGATATCCGGCACCGATCCCAAGCAGTATCTCACCAATTACGTCGACTTCACCGACCGCGTGCTGCCCGAGATCCAGGATCCCATCCAGAAATCCGATCCGCGCATCGTGTTCTGCGTCGCCTGGGCCAAAGGCGGCTATCTGCCGACCCACAATCCGAACTACCGCCTGCCGCAGGGCCCCGATCCGGTCTGGAACAACGCCAATTGCCGCAACCGCCGCCTGTTCAACGACCGCGCGGTGAAGAAGGTGGCGGCGAACACAAAACCGTTTCTGCTGCAGACCTACCGGCGCGACATGGGCGGCGGCAATTTCGTGTTGATGAAAGACCTGTCGTCACCGATCTTCATCCGCGGCCGCCACTGGGGCGCCTTCCGGATGGGTTTTCGGCAGAACTAA
- a CDS encoding (2Fe-2S)-binding protein: MTHSGTAESKATITAALEKIPITLTVNGAEVKLSVAPWTTLLDALRDRLDLTGTKKGCDHGQCGACTVLVDGRRINSCLTLVVMKEGAEVTTVEGLARNGELHPLQQAFIDHDAFQCGYCTSGQICSAAGLIAEGKARTADEIRELMSGNICRCGAYPNIVAAIQQAMERS; this comes from the coding sequence ATGACGCATTCTGGGACAGCGGAGTCCAAAGCGACGATCACCGCCGCGCTGGAGAAAATCCCGATCACACTGACTGTCAATGGCGCAGAGGTAAAGCTTTCAGTCGCGCCGTGGACGACGCTGCTGGATGCGCTGCGCGACCGTCTCGACCTGACCGGCACCAAGAAGGGCTGCGATCACGGCCAGTGCGGCGCCTGCACCGTGCTGGTCGACGGGCGGCGGATCAATTCCTGCCTGACGCTGGTGGTGATGAAGGAAGGCGCCGAGGTGACCACCGTCGAGGGCCTTGCACGCAACGGTGAACTGCACCCGCTGCAACAGGCCTTCATCGATCACGACGCGTTTCAATGTGGCTATTGCACGTCGGGGCAGATCTGCTCGGCCGCCGGCCTGATCGCCGAGGGCAAGGCCAGGACGGCCGACGAGATCCGCGAACTGATGAGCGGCAACATCTGCCGCTGCGGCGCCTATCCGAACATCGTGGCGGCGATTCAGCAGGCGATGGAGCGATCATGA
- a CDS encoding xanthine dehydrogenase family protein subunit M translates to MTPFQYTRASDIADAIKQIAADPSAKFVAGGTNLIDLIKYDVATPTRLIDISRLPLRNVEETATGGVLIGALVPNTDLAYHPLIEARYPLLSRSILAGASQQLRNMASTGGNLVQRTRCFYFYDATTPCNKREPGSGCSAIDGINRINAILGTSESCIATHPSDMCVALAVLEAIVHVTGPAGARTIAFADFHRLPDNTPQIDTNLEPDEIITAIELPAKGFSTNYSYLKIRDRLSYAFALVSVAAALELDGDTIKEARLALGGVAHKPWRSSAAEVVLRGQRADASTFANAADILLRGARGFGHNDFKIGLARRAIVRTLDQAARGTPQSISDKKIR, encoded by the coding sequence ATGACCCCGTTTCAATACACGCGCGCCAGCGACATCGCCGACGCCATCAAGCAGATCGCCGCAGACCCATCCGCCAAATTCGTCGCGGGCGGCACCAACCTGATCGACCTGATCAAGTACGATGTCGCGACGCCTACCCGGCTGATCGACATCTCACGCCTGCCGCTCAGGAACGTGGAGGAGACCGCGACCGGCGGCGTTCTGATCGGGGCGCTGGTCCCAAACACCGACCTCGCCTACCATCCGCTGATCGAAGCGCGCTATCCGCTACTGTCACGGTCAATTCTGGCTGGTGCGTCGCAGCAGTTGCGCAACATGGCGTCGACCGGCGGCAATCTCGTGCAGCGGACGCGCTGCTTCTATTTCTATGACGCGACGACGCCATGCAACAAGCGCGAACCGGGCAGCGGCTGTTCGGCAATCGACGGCATCAACCGCATCAATGCAATCCTCGGTACGAGCGAATCCTGCATCGCCACCCATCCCTCCGACATGTGTGTAGCGCTCGCCGTTCTGGAAGCGATCGTGCATGTCACAGGTCCGGCCGGAGCGCGCACCATTGCATTCGCGGATTTCCACCGCCTGCCCGACAACACACCGCAGATCGACACCAATCTGGAGCCCGACGAGATCATCACGGCAATCGAACTGCCGGCAAAAGGTTTCAGCACGAACTACTCCTACCTGAAGATCCGCGATCGCCTGTCCTATGCGTTCGCGCTGGTATCGGTGGCGGCAGCGCTCGAGCTTGACGGCGACACGATCAAGGAGGCGCGCCTAGCGCTCGGGGGCGTGGCGCACAAACCATGGCGCAGTTCGGCGGCCGAAGTCGTTCTGCGTGGCCAGCGCGCTGATGCCAGCACATTTGCGAACGCCGCAGACATCCTGCTGCGCGGCGCCAGGGGTTTCGGACACAACGACTTCAAGATCGGCCTGGCGCGGCGCGCCATCGTGCGGACGCTTGATCAGGCTGCGCGAGGCACGCCGCAGTCGATCTCCGACAAGAAAATACGGTGA
- a CDS encoding xanthine dehydrogenase family protein molybdopterin-binding subunit, protein MASYIGTATSRVDGRAKVTGEAKYAGEFNVPGLVHGYVVESVIPKGRIVRIDTSGALGIAGVIDVLTHHNRPPMADKDDAYKDEVAPEKGSPYRPLYDDRIQFTGQPVALVLAEDWETARVAASQVRIEYQKEPHVTDLHAERTRAYAIDTPEKPRGDAEKAFASAAVRHAAEYTIPTEHHNPMELFASTAIWENGQLTVYDKTQGVQNVQQYLCKVFKLQPNAVRVMSPYMGGGFGAGLRPQYQVVLAVLGATALKRPVRVMVTRAQMYALGYRPASIERLALGASSSGTLDSMQHEAIAVTSQFEEFARNDTGWGNLLYKSPNAKFEHKLVKLDLPTSCDMRAPGAATGVYALECAMDELAIALKTDPVQLRLQCYSDRHQGEDLPYTSKQLRECYAQGAEVFGWNKRNAEPRSMRDGSELVGWGMASGVWEALQVPATVRIVLTANGHAEVATAASDIGTGTYTIMAQVAADMLGLPIDNISVKLGDSTLPQCPVEGGSWIASSVCNAIANTARAVRGDLLELAKTTTDSPLSGAGVDDVALIDGKIVSKRDASRAVSIASAMQSGKAERITREETNQPSEDKSHARNVHSAIFAEVKVDEEIGIIRVTRVVKAVAAGRILNPKTAHSQVMGGVVWGIGMALHEETLYDHRFGRVMNANIAEYHVPVNADIHDIKVIFVDEPDEMVNPLGIKGLGEIGIVGVAAAIANAVNHATGKRVRDLPITLDKVIQFN, encoded by the coding sequence ATGGCAAGCTACATCGGAACAGCGACGTCCCGTGTCGACGGCCGGGCCAAGGTTACCGGCGAAGCCAAATATGCCGGCGAGTTCAACGTTCCCGGTCTCGTCCACGGCTATGTCGTCGAGTCGGTCATCCCGAAGGGGCGGATCGTGCGCATCGACACCAGCGGCGCGCTGGGCATTGCGGGCGTGATCGACGTGCTCACCCACCACAATCGACCGCCAATGGCCGACAAGGATGACGCCTACAAGGACGAGGTCGCGCCCGAGAAGGGTTCGCCCTACCGCCCGCTCTACGACGACAGGATCCAGTTCACCGGACAGCCGGTCGCGCTGGTGCTGGCGGAAGATTGGGAAACAGCGCGCGTCGCCGCCTCGCAGGTGAGGATCGAATACCAGAAGGAGCCGCACGTCACCGACCTGCACGCAGAGCGCACCAGGGCGTATGCCATCGACACGCCGGAGAAGCCGCGCGGCGATGCCGAAAAGGCATTTGCGTCCGCCGCCGTCCGCCACGCGGCCGAATACACCATTCCGACCGAGCACCACAATCCGATGGAGTTGTTTGCCTCGACCGCGATCTGGGAGAACGGCCAGCTCACCGTCTACGACAAGACGCAAGGCGTGCAGAATGTCCAGCAGTATCTTTGCAAGGTTTTCAAGCTGCAGCCCAATGCGGTTCGTGTCATGTCGCCCTATATGGGTGGCGGTTTCGGCGCGGGCTTGCGTCCGCAATATCAGGTCGTGCTGGCCGTGCTGGGAGCTACCGCGCTCAAGCGCCCCGTCCGCGTCATGGTGACGAGGGCGCAGATGTATGCGCTCGGCTACCGGCCGGCGAGCATCGAACGGCTGGCGCTTGGCGCGAGCAGCAGCGGCACACTCGACTCAATGCAACATGAAGCCATCGCCGTGACCTCGCAGTTCGAGGAATTTGCGCGCAACGACACCGGCTGGGGCAATCTGCTCTACAAGAGTCCCAACGCGAAATTCGAGCACAAACTCGTCAAGCTCGATCTGCCGACGTCCTGCGACATGCGGGCGCCGGGCGCTGCGACCGGCGTCTATGCGCTGGAATGCGCGATGGACGAACTTGCCATCGCGCTCAAGACCGATCCGGTGCAGCTACGGCTGCAATGCTATTCCGACCGCCATCAGGGCGAGGACCTTCCCTATACCAGCAAGCAACTTCGCGAGTGCTACGCGCAGGGCGCGGAGGTGTTTGGCTGGAACAAGCGCAACGCCGAGCCGCGCTCGATGCGCGACGGCAGCGAACTGGTCGGCTGGGGCATGGCATCCGGTGTATGGGAAGCGCTGCAGGTGCCGGCCACGGTCCGCATCGTGCTGACGGCGAACGGCCACGCCGAAGTGGCGACCGCCGCCTCCGATATCGGCACCGGAACCTACACGATCATGGCGCAGGTGGCGGCCGACATGCTCGGCCTGCCGATCGACAATATCAGCGTCAAGCTCGGCGATTCCACCCTGCCGCAGTGTCCGGTGGAAGGCGGCTCGTGGATCGCATCATCCGTGTGCAACGCCATCGCGAATACCGCCCGCGCGGTTCGCGGCGACTTGCTGGAGCTTGCAAAGACGACGACGGATTCACCGCTGTCGGGCGCCGGCGTAGACGACGTTGCGCTGATCGACGGCAAGATCGTCAGCAAGCGGGATGCAAGCCGCGCGGTCTCGATCGCAAGCGCGATGCAATCAGGCAAGGCCGAGCGCATCACGCGCGAGGAAACCAACCAGCCTTCCGAAGACAAGTCTCACGCGCGCAATGTGCACTCGGCGATCTTCGCCGAGGTCAAGGTCGACGAAGAGATCGGCATCATCCGCGTGACTCGCGTGGTCAAAGCCGTCGCCGCGGGCCGCATCCTCAACCCCAAGACGGCCCACAGCCAGGTCATGGGCGGCGTGGTCTGGGGCATCGGCATGGCGCTGCACGAAGAAACACTCTACGACCATCGCTTCGGACGGGTGATGAACGCCAATATCGCCGAATACCATGTGCCAGTGAATGCCGACATCCACGACATCAAGGTCATCTTCGTCGACGAACCGGACGAGATGGTCAACCCGCTCGGCATCAAGGGCCTCGGCGAGATCGGCATCGTCGGCGTCGCGGCGGCGATCGCCAACGCGGTCAACCATGCAACGGGAAAGCGGGTGCGCGACCTGCCGATCACGCTGGACAAGGTGATTCAGTTCAATTGA
- a CDS encoding TIGR00282 family metallophosphoesterase: MRILFVGDVVGRAGRTAIAEHLPGMIRDWALDLVVVNGENSAGGFGITETIYQELLDAGADAITLGNHAWDQREALVFIERAPKLIRPANFPKGTPGRGAALVDTKNGKRALIVNAIGRVFMTPFDDPFQVLNRELEACPLGEAADAIVIDFHGEATSEKQGIGYFCDGRASLVVGTHTHVPTADHQILTGGTAYMTDAGMTGDYDSVIGMQKEEPLRRFTTGIPSARFEPAAGVATLSGVAVETDDATGLALRVAPVRAGGRLEPAVPGFWS, from the coding sequence TTGCGTATTCTTTTCGTAGGCGACGTGGTCGGTCGCGCTGGCCGTACCGCAATCGCGGAACATCTTCCCGGCATGATCAGGGACTGGGCGCTCGATCTTGTCGTCGTCAATGGCGAGAATTCCGCCGGCGGGTTCGGCATCACCGAGACGATCTATCAGGAACTGCTCGATGCCGGCGCGGATGCCATCACGCTCGGCAATCACGCCTGGGATCAGCGCGAGGCGCTGGTGTTCATCGAGCGTGCGCCAAAACTGATCCGCCCCGCAAACTTTCCCAAGGGCACGCCGGGCCGCGGTGCGGCGCTGGTCGATACCAAGAACGGCAAGCGTGCGCTCATCGTCAACGCCATCGGCCGCGTCTTCATGACGCCGTTCGACGATCCGTTTCAGGTCCTCAACCGCGAACTCGAGGCCTGTCCGCTCGGCGAGGCGGCGGACGCGATCGTGATCGATTTCCATGGCGAGGCGACTAGCGAGAAGCAGGGCATCGGCTATTTCTGCGACGGCCGCGCCAGCCTCGTCGTCGGCACCCATACCCATGTGCCGACCGCGGATCACCAGATTCTCACCGGCGGTACCGCCTACATGACCGACGCGGGCATGACCGGCGACTATGACTCTGTCATCGGCATGCAGAAGGAGGAGCCGCTGCGGCGCTTCACGACGGGCATTCCGTCAGCCCGCTTCGAACCGGCGGCCGGTGTTGCGACACTCAGTGGCGTTGCAGTCGAGACCGATGATGCCACCGGCCTCGCGCTGCGCGTTGCGCCGGTGCGGGCCGGCGGCAGGCTCGAGCCGGCAGTGCCGGGATTCTGGAGCTGA
- a CDS encoding 5-formyltetrahydrofolate cyclo-ligase — MTTTLSKADLRTTALAKRDALSDEQRAAAAQAIAKRGLPFGIEPGLVVSGYSPIRSEIDPAPLMRKLAGQGAKLALPAVLSRGKSLAFRAWSPDDRLMLGPLGILEPSPAAEELIPDIMLVPLAAFDREGHRIGYGAGHYDFTLAHLRKAKAITAIGAAFSVQEIKTVPALPHDVALDYVLTEKKVFDFRS; from the coding sequence ATGACGACAACCCTCTCCAAAGCCGACCTCCGCACGACAGCGCTCGCCAAGCGCGACGCATTGAGCGACGAGCAGCGCGCCGCTGCAGCGCAGGCGATCGCCAAGCGCGGCCTGCCATTTGGAATCGAGCCGGGCCTCGTTGTGTCAGGATATTCGCCGATCCGCAGCGAGATCGATCCGGCGCCCCTGATGCGCAAGCTCGCCGGGCAGGGCGCAAAGCTCGCGTTGCCGGCCGTGCTGTCGCGCGGAAAATCGCTGGCGTTCCGCGCGTGGTCGCCCGACGATCGCCTGATGCTGGGCCCGCTCGGCATCCTCGAACCATCGCCTGCGGCCGAAGAACTGATTCCCGACATCATGCTGGTGCCGCTGGCGGCGTTCGACCGCGAGGGTCACCGCATCGGCTATGGTGCAGGACATTACGACTTCACGCTGGCGCATTTGCGAAAAGCCAAGGCGATCACGGCGATCGGCGCCGCCTTTTCCGTGCAGGAAATAAAAACCGTTCCCGCGCTGCCGCACGACGTGGCGCTGGATTATGTGCTAACGGAAAAGAAAGTGTTCGATTTCCGGAGCTGA
- a CDS encoding endonuclease domain-containing protein: MISTAIRRAAAKKLRANTTPHERILWRALKELPIEGTHFRRQAPIGQYVVDFFCPAKRLIIELDGGHHDDDATAERDSERQAWLEQEGYRVIRFWNSDVSADLNAVMEKIYVEVYGAREAEALRLRHHRRR, from the coding sequence ATGATTTCAACGGCTATCCGCCGCGCAGCAGCAAAGAAGCTGCGCGCCAATACGACGCCGCACGAACGCATTCTCTGGCGGGCCCTGAAAGAGCTGCCGATAGAAGGTACGCATTTCCGTCGGCAGGCGCCGATCGGTCAGTATGTTGTGGACTTTTTCTGTCCAGCGAAGCGTCTGATCATCGAGCTCGATGGCGGACATCACGACGATGACGCAACCGCCGAGCGCGACAGCGAAAGGCAAGCTTGGCTGGAGCAGGAAGGCTATCGTGTCATCCGCTTCTGGAATTCGGATGTGAGTGCGGATCTCAATGCAGTGATGGAGAAGATTTACGTGGAGGTATATGGGGCGCGTGAAGCAGAGGCCCTTCGCCTCAGACACCATCGACGACGATAG